In the Bufo gargarizans isolate SCDJY-AF-19 unplaced genomic scaffold, ASM1485885v1 original_scaffold_1157_pilon, whole genome shotgun sequence genome, one interval contains:
- the LOC122923015 gene encoding gastrula zinc finger protein XlCGF71.1-like, giving the protein MMEEHQPLISQENPSEKCENVMLPLDEDILQRSSGENLITLNVHLGLHSTDLSYNPPIYEEPSPDQSQIFSTNTSQKRIKRFHCGKESTNSSGLSTHRRRHRGEKMYSCSECGKCFIYKSVLVKHERIHTGEKPYSCSECGKCFRQKSHLVTHERSHTGEKPYSCSECGKCFTYKSDVVIHERSHTGEKPYLCSECGKCFTMKSNLVRHRRSHTGEKPYSCSECGKCFTYKSGVVIHERSHTGETLYSCSECGKCFTKNSNLLKHKKNHT; this is encoded by the exons atgatggaggagcaccagcctcttatatcacagg AAAATCCCAGTGAGAAATGTGAAAATGTCATGTTACCACTAGATGAAGATATCCTGCagcgctcttcaggagaaaacctcATTACCCTTAATGTACATCTAGGTCTTCACAGTACAGATTTGTCATATAATCCTCCTATTTAtgaggaaccttctcctgaccaatcacagatttTTTCCACAAATACAAGTCAGAAAAGGATTAAAAGGTTTCATTGTGGTAAAGAATCCACAAACAGCTCAGGACTTTCTACACACCGAAGACGTCACAGAGGAGAGAAaatgtattcatgttcagaatgtgggaaatgttttatatataaatcagttcttgttaaacatgagagaatacatacaggagagaaaccatattcatgttcagaatgtgggaaatgttttagacaaaaatcacatcttgttacacatgagagaagtcacacag gagagaaaccatattcatgttcagaatgtgggaaatgttttacatataaatcagatgttgttatacatgagagaagtcacacaggagagaaaccatatttgtgttctgaatgtggaaaatgttttacaatgaaatcaaatcttgttagacataggagaagtcacacaggagagaaaccatattcatgttcagaatgtgggaaatgttttacatataaatcaggtgttgttatacatgagagaagtcacacaggagagacgctgtattcatgttcagaatgtgggaaatgttttacaaagaATTCAAATCTTCTAAAACACAAGAAGAATCACACATGA